In Odocoileus virginianus isolate 20LAN1187 ecotype Illinois chromosome 5, Ovbor_1.2, whole genome shotgun sequence, a single window of DNA contains:
- the PTGER3 gene encoding prostaglandin E2 receptor EP3 subtype isoform X5: MKATRDHASAPFCTRFNHSDPGIWAAERAAEAPSNLTLPPEPSEDCGSVSVAFSMTMMITGFVGNALAITLVSKSYRRRESKRKKSFLLCIGWLALTDMVGQLLTSPVVIVLYLSHQHWEQLDPSGRLCAFFGLTMTVFGLSSLFIASAMAVERALATRAPHWYSSHMKTSVTRAVLLGVWLAVLAFALLPLLGVGQYTIQWPGTWCFISTRPQGNGTNSRQNWGNVFFASAFAILGLSALVVTFACNLATIKALVSRCRAKATASQSSAQWGRITTETAIQLMGIMCVLSVCWSPLLELS; the protein is encoded by the coding sequence ATGAAGGCGACCCGGGACCACGCGAGCGCCCCTTTCTGTACGCGCTTCAACCACTCCGACCCGGGCATCTGGGCGGCCGAGCGCGCCGCTGAGGCGCCGAGCAACCTCACGCTGCCCCCGGAGCCCAGCGAGGACTGCGGCTCGGTGTCCGTAGCCTTTTCGATGACCATGATGATCACCGGGTTCGTGGGCAACGCGCTGGCCATAACGCTCGTGTCGAAGAGCTACAGGCGCCGGGAGAGCAAGCGCAAGAAGTCGTTCCTGCTGTGCATCGGCTGGCTGGCGCTCACCGACATGGTCGGGCAGCTGCTCACCAGCCCGGTGGTCATCGTCCTCTACCTGTCCCACCAGCACTGGGAGCAGCTCGACCCCTCGGGGAGGTTGTGCGCCTTCTTCGGCCTGACCATGACCGTCTTTGGGCTCTCCTCGCTCTTCATTGCCAGCGCCATGGCCGTCGAGCGGGCGCTGGCCACCCGGGCGCCGCACTGGTACTCAAGCCACATGAAGACCAGCGTCACCCGCGCCGTGCTGCTAGGCGTGTGGCTGGCCGTGCTCGCCTTCGCCCTGTTGCCGCTGCTGGGCGTAGGTCAGTATACCATCCAGTGGCCTGGGACTTGGTGCTTCATTAGCACCCGGCCTCAGGGCAACGGGACTAACTCCCGGCAAAACTGGGGCAACGTTTTCTTCGCTTCTGCCTTTGCCATCCTGGGGCTCTCGGCGCTGGTGGTCACCTTCGCCTGCAACCTGGCCACCATTAAGGCCCTGGTGTCCCGCTGCAGGGCCAAGGCCACGGCGTCGCAGTCCAGCGCCCAGTGGGGCCGAATCACGACAGAGACGGCCATCCAGCTCATGGGGATCATGTGCGTGCTGTCGGTCTGCTGGTCGCCCTTGCTG